Below is a genomic region from Dictyoglomus sp..
TCTTCAAAAGATTTTAACCTCCTTTCTCATTTTTATAGTATATACCAATATAGGGAATTAGAAAAGAAAAAGGAAGAAGAGAAAAGCAAATTTCAAGGGTAATATATGGAGTTATAAACAAAGAAAAACATAATAAAATAAACCAAGACAGAATACTTAAAAGATAAGCAAAGATATATCTATTGAATATGACCTCTTTTATTACAGGAAAAAACATTAAAAATAAAAATTTTGTTTCCATTCCTCTTATAAGAGCAAAAAGAAAAAATACAAAAATCTCATCAATAAGCGATATTATAAAGGATTCTTTTATAATTTTCCTTTTAAAAAAGTAAAATAAAAGAAAATTATATAGAAAAAAAAGAAAAAAATATAGTTTTATCTCAGAAGAGTCAAACACAACACCAGAATAGATAAAAAAAGCAAAAAGGAGAATTGTAATTAAAAATCTTATCCTAGTTAATATTACTTCATTCATGATTCTCTCTCCATACTTAAAACTTCTGGTAGATAAAGCTCATCTTTATTATCATCATATTCAAAAATTTCAGCATATCTTCCCCAATCAATCAATACATCTAATTGTTTTTCTGCTTCTTGAGCAGAAAGATGCTGCTTAAGAAGATCAAGGAAAAAATCTCGGGGTGCTTTATGATTTGATTTTGACTGTAAAACTCTTACTATTTGTTTTATAAAAGGAACCTTCTCAAGGGCCAATTCCTTAAATATTTCCTTTCTTTCTAAAACATCTGCCTCTGCAAACTTTTTGCCTGAATTCGTAAGAACAAAATCTCCTTCTTTAACTTCTGCTAGACCTAATATTTCTGAGGCTTCGACTATAGGTAATAAATCCTCTATATCCATCAATAATTCTTCTCCTAGTTTATATATATCTACAGGACCCTCTAAATCATTTACTAATTCTATTAATCCTGTGATAGCTCCAACTCCAGCTTGAGGAATGAAAAGATGTTTCTTTTCTCGAAAAGCAAGTTTTTCCATAGGTTTTCCTGTTAGAAAACTGTAAATCATATCAACTAAATTTAAAAACTCTTTAGATTTTTTATCTCTCCAATGAGGCAATTCTATTTCTACTTCTTTTATTATTCTTCCTGGATCCTTACTTAATAATAAAACTCTATCCGCTATATATACTGCTTCCTCAATACTATGAGTTACGAGAATCATAGCTTTTGTGGGAATTCTTTTCTCTATCCATAATTCTATCAGGTCATTTCTTAAGTTTTCTGCTGTCAATACATCAAGAGCAGAAAAAGGCTCGTCCAGAAGAAGTATATCAGGTTCCATAACTAAAGCCCGAGCAAAACCTACTCTTTGTTTCATTCCCCCTGATAATTCTTTAGGATAGGCATTTTCGAAACCATCAAGCCCTATTAAATCTATAGCCTTTAAAGCCTTCTCTCTTCTTATTTCTTGCGGTATTCCTAGAGCCTTTAGTCCTAATTCTACATTTTCTAAGACTGTTAGCCAAGGAAAAAGAGCAAAGTTTTGAAATACCATAGCAACTCCAGGATTTATATCTTTCATTTCTTCCCCTTTATAATAAACTTTACCCTCTTGAGGTTTTAATAAACCAGCGATTATTCTTAATATTGTAGATTTTCCTGAGCCCGATGGACCTAAAAGAGAGACAATTTCTCCTTCTTCTACACTAAAATTTATTTTATCTAAAACCTTTATTTCTCCCTCAGGAAATTTAAAACTTAAAGAAACATTTTCCAATCTCAGAAGTTCCATACTAACCTCCCTGATGACTGAATTTCTCCTCAGACAATTTAAACAATTTTTTCCAAAAGAATCTATTTATTAAAACCACCATAATAGCCATAACCAAAGTAGAACCTGCAAGAAGAGCATTATTTCCTGTAGAGGAAGCTTCTGTAATTAATGCACCAAGTCCTTTTGTTTTTATCACTTTATTACCAAAAACTATATATTCAGAGACAATACTTGAGTTAAAAGCTCCACCCATAGCAGTTATTCCACCGGTTACAAGATATGGAAATATACAGGGGAAAATTAAATTTTTCCATTTTTCCCATTTTTTCATTCTCATCAAATTGGAAACTTCCAAAAGATCTTTTGGAATAGACATTGCTCCTGCAATTATATTGAAAAGAAGATACCATTGAGTGCCTAATAACATTAGTAAAATACTTGCAATATTGAGTCCTCCTGAAATATTTATTAAAAATATCAGAATTATAGGAAAAATTGCTGTAGCTGGAATTGATGCTAAAATTTGAACAATAGGTTGAATTATTTTAGATAATTTAGGATTTGTTCCAACTTTTACTCCTATTGGTAAAGTCCACATTAGACCAATTAAAACCGCAGTACATACTCTCAAAAAAGTAATCAAAGCAGATGATATAATAGTTTTCCAACTATCAAAAGGAAGTTTTAAAATTAAAGATCCTAAACCTATAAATCCTCTTAAAATTAACAGAATTATTATGGCTATTATAAAACCATTAAATATTTTTACTATATTCGAAGAAAAAGAAGAAGTTTTTATTTTTTTATATCTTTCATTGAAATATTGGTTAAGCTTTTCCCTTAAAGGAGAACTAAAATTGTCTCTTAAAAAATTTAATATTTGAGATCTTCTATACCAAAGAAGGATCGTAGATTCGAAACCTTCTTCACTTTCAGTAAATTCAAATTTAAACTTCTGAGACCAAGCAATTAAAGGTCTCCAAATTAGTTGATCAATGAGAATAATTAGTAATATGAGAGCAAAAAGCCCTAATAAAATCCTTGAAATATCTCCATTCATAGAAGCAAAAGAAAGATAAGAGCCAAGGCCAGGAAGTATAAAGTCTTGATTAGTAATTGTAAACATTTCACAAGCCATTAAGAAAAACCATCCACCTGCTATAGACATCATACTATTCCACAGGAGTCCAATAGCCGAATAAGGAAGCTCCAAATGTAAAAATCTTTGCCATGGGTTAAGTCTCATAATTTTTGCAGCTTCTCTCAAATCTTTAGGAATTGAAATTAAAGATTGATAGAAACTAAAGACCATATTCCAAACTTGACCAGTAAAAATTAAAATTATCGAGGTAATTTCTAAACCTATTCTAGAACCAGGAAAAAGTGCTAACACTGCCATAAAAACAGGAGGCAAAAAGGATAAAACAGGTATGGATTGTAGAATGTCTAATAAAGGAATAAGAATTTTCTCTAATTTTTTATTATATGCTGCAGTATAACCGTAAATTAGAGTAAATATAAAGGCTAGAATATAGGCAAAAAATACTCTTAATAAGGAATATAGAGAATAAAGGGGAAGTTTAGATGGAGAAAGATCGAAAGATAAAGGTTCAGAAGGTCTTGTATAGTAAGTATTTAAAGATGATATAGCATATATGATACTTCCAATAAAAAGAAGTATTAATATATCTCCAATGGAAAATTTTCGATAGGATATAGGAGACCACTCTAGTCTTTTCATAATTTCTGGTCTCCTTCTCTTGATAATTTAAAACCAAAGTTGGGAGAAAACCTGATAAGCTCCATTGTTTTTTTTCTCCTTTCTCTAAGTTTTTATGAAAATCACGCCTTGGAACTTGCTCTCCTTCTTTTGTACTCATACAGTTTTAGGCTTTCTCCCTCCTTTCTTTAATGATAACTTTCACTCTGTTTTTTAAATATAATCCTACTAAATTTAAGTGTCAATGAAAAATTATAAATTGAGTTATAATATTTAGGAAAGTTGAAAAATTATATTTAATTAAGGAGAAAAAATATGGCAGATAAGATTTACTTAGCTTTTGTTTGGCATATGCATCAACCTTATTACAAGGATAAACAAAAAAAT
It encodes:
- a CDS encoding ABC transporter permease subunit, translated to MKRLEWSPISYRKFSIGDILILLFIGSIIYAISSLNTYYTRPSEPLSFDLSPSKLPLYSLYSLLRVFFAYILAFIFTLIYGYTAAYNKKLEKILIPLLDILQSIPVLSFLPPVFMAVLALFPGSRIGLEITSIILIFTGQVWNMVFSFYQSLISIPKDLREAAKIMRLNPWQRFLHLELPYSAIGLLWNSMMSIAGGWFFLMACEMFTITNQDFILPGLGSYLSFASMNGDISRILLGLFALILLIILIDQLIWRPLIAWSQKFKFEFTESEEGFESTILLWYRRSQILNFLRDNFSSPLREKLNQYFNERYKKIKTSSFSSNIVKIFNGFIIAIIILLILRGFIGLGSLILKLPFDSWKTIISSALITFLRVCTAVLIGLMWTLPIGVKVGTNPKLSKIIQPIVQILASIPATAIFPIILIFLINISGGLNIASILLMLLGTQWYLLFNIIAGAMSIPKDLLEVSNLMRMKKWEKWKNLIFPCIFPYLVTGGITAMGGAFNSSIVSEYIVFGNKVIKTKGLGALITEASSTGNNALLAGSTLVMAIMVVLINRFFWKKLFKLSEEKFSHQGG
- a CDS encoding nitrate/sulfonate/bicarbonate ABC transporter ATP-binding protein, with protein sequence MELLRLENVSLSFKFPEGEIKVLDKINFSVEEGEIVSLLGPSGSGKSTILRIIAGLLKPQEGKVYYKGEEMKDINPGVAMVFQNFALFPWLTVLENVELGLKALGIPQEIRREKALKAIDLIGLDGFENAYPKELSGGMKQRVGFARALVMEPDILLLDEPFSALDVLTAENLRNDLIELWIEKRIPTKAMILVTHSIEEAVYIADRVLLLSKDPGRIIKEVEIELPHWRDKKSKEFLNLVDMIYSFLTGKPMEKLAFREKKHLFIPQAGVGAITGLIELVNDLEGPVDIYKLGEELLMDIEDLLPIVEASEILGLAEVKEGDFVLTNSGKKFAEADVLERKEIFKELALEKVPFIKQIVRVLQSKSNHKAPRDFFLDLLKQHLSAQEAEKQLDVLIDWGRYAEIFEYDDNKDELYLPEVLSMERES